The stretch of DNA CGACTGCTCCGGCGGATTGGCCGCGGCGATGATCACGACACCCTCCGGCAGCTCGAGGTCGCCCACGACCCGCTCCAGCACGACCCGCAGCAGCGCCGCCTGCACGGCGGGAGGCGCGGTGGAGATCTCGTCCAGGAAAAGGATCCCCTGTCCGGACGAGGCCAGCCTGTGCGCCCACCTGGGCGGCGCCAGCAGCACGCCGCCGTCGATCACGACCGGGAGCCCGGCGAAGTCCGAGGGCTCACGGATCGCGGCGATGACCGTCTCGCACGGCAGGCCGATGGACTCCGCCATCGCACGGATGGCCGAGGTCTTGCCCGTGCCCGGCGCGCCCCACAGAAGGACCGGCACTCGGGCGGCCACGGCCACGCCGAGGGCCTCTGTGATCACATTTTGTCCGGACAAGGTCCACCCCTGGATCGCCGATTAGGACCCCCAGCATGATGCAGCGGCGGCCGCGCCGCTCAAGATCGCCGAAGAGGCTGCGCTACAGGCTGCGGCAGACGCCGGCAAACACACCGGACGCGCGGTCGATTGCAGGGGCGTCCACGTCGGCGTGGGTGACGAAGCGGACGAGGCCCGGCGCGATCAATCCCGCCAGCACTCCCTCCTCGCGCAGCCCGGCGAGCAGGCGCGTGTGATCGACACCCGCGCGCGCGGCATCGAACACGACCATGTTCGTCTGGACGCGGTCCATCGGGACACAGCCTTCCGGAGCCACCTCGGCCAGTCCCTCGGCGAGCCGGCGCGCGTTGGCGTGGTCGGTGTGCAGCCGGTCACGCATCGTCTCCAGACCCACCAGCCCCGCGGCGGCGACGACCCCCGCC from Actinomycetota bacterium encodes:
- a CDS encoding MoxR family ATPase → MITEALGVAVAARVPVLLWGAPGTGKTSAIRAMAESIGLPCETVIAAIREPSDFAGLPVVIDGGVLLAPPRWAHRLASSGQGILFLDEISTAPPAVQAALLRVVLERVVGDLELPEGVVIIAAANPPEQS